From the Exiguobacterium aurantiacum genome, one window contains:
- a CDS encoding alpha/beta hydrolase, which translates to MQEQTSKLPGFDGMEISYTLLTQERPSRQLAILLPGYRYSTAAPMFHFTTSLLLERSSDVLEINYQYYRDDYAHIDDIDAVVRHDVRTVIDHVLSTHKYEAFIFVGKSLGTVALAYELTRPIFHEAHVIWLTPLLGREDVTETMRTTRASQLVVIGDKDHCYTANRVDALAAITSLKTHLLRGVNHGLERDAGTFGTIEVLQEVIEAIDAFLPSKLTTVRSPFFKTE; encoded by the coding sequence ATGCAAGAACAGACAAGCAAGCTGCCTGGGTTTGACGGGATGGAAATCTCGTACACATTGCTGACGCAAGAGAGGCCTTCGCGACAACTCGCGATTCTACTACCAGGATATCGGTATTCGACCGCGGCCCCGATGTTCCATTTTACGACGAGCTTGCTCTTAGAACGTTCAAGCGATGTTTTGGAAATCAACTACCAGTATTACCGTGACGACTATGCTCACATCGATGACATCGACGCGGTCGTCCGTCACGATGTGCGGACGGTCATCGATCATGTCTTGTCGACACATAAATACGAAGCGTTCATCTTCGTCGGGAAGTCGCTCGGTACCGTCGCGCTAGCCTATGAGTTGACTCGTCCCATATTCCACGAGGCACATGTCATTTGGTTGACGCCGCTCCTTGGACGCGAGGATGTGACAGAGACGATGAGGACGACCCGGGCATCTCAACTCGTCGTCATCGGTGACAAGGACCATTGTTATACGGCGAATCGGGTAGACGCGTTAGCGGCCATCACATCGCTCAAGACGCACCTGCTCAGGGGAGTGAACCATGGGCTAGAGCGGGATGCCGGTACGTTCGGTACGATTGAGGTTCTACAGGAAGTCATAGAAGCAATTGATGCGTTTTTGCCGTCTAAGCTGACGACAGTGAGGTCTCCGTTTTTCAAGACGGAGTGA
- a CDS encoding GGDEF domain-containing protein: MADQERTHHDTHTTKPDPSSWDQLPIGLFAFNRDGQIVSYNEAFVDLLGILPTSNLSFERCTSSSFDFSGAIRNVLNGETIRMAGWYKAPERQPRFIRTTMSPSFSVEGQLDGGVGILEDATEQRRYEERMEHLSSLDPLTELYNRKKVGDVLSTTAQETVDTRAPAAVIMLDIDYFKLVNDTFGHPTGDLVLRSIAQLLRRNIRKSDSIGRWGGEEFLIVAPQSTLADGVQLADKLRQKINAEPFGPVPRVTCSFGVSALEDGKTVEQALQDADEALYVAKNRGRNQVSSKR; encoded by the coding sequence ATGGCTGATCAAGAACGGACTCATCATGACACCCACACCACGAAACCCGATCCTTCCTCATGGGACCAGCTTCCGATTGGCCTGTTCGCCTTCAATCGTGACGGGCAGATCGTCAGCTATAACGAAGCATTTGTCGATTTGCTCGGGATCTTGCCGACCTCGAACTTGAGCTTTGAGCGATGCACCTCTTCCTCGTTCGACTTTTCGGGCGCCATCCGGAACGTCTTGAACGGCGAGACGATCAGGATGGCCGGCTGGTATAAGGCGCCGGAACGACAGCCTCGCTTCATCAGAACGACGATGTCTCCGAGTTTCTCGGTGGAGGGGCAACTCGACGGCGGTGTCGGCATCTTAGAGGATGCGACCGAGCAACGGCGCTATGAAGAACGGATGGAACATCTGTCGTCGCTCGATCCATTGACTGAGCTCTATAACCGCAAGAAAGTCGGTGACGTCTTATCGACGACGGCCCAAGAGACGGTCGACACAAGGGCGCCCGCCGCCGTCATCATGCTCGATATCGATTATTTCAAACTCGTCAACGACACGTTCGGACACCCGACCGGTGACCTCGTCTTACGCTCGATCGCCCAACTACTCAGGCGCAACATCCGTAAATCGGATTCGATCGGGCGTTGGGGCGGTGAAGAATTTTTAATCGTCGCCCCGCAGTCAACGCTTGCTGACGGTGTGCAACTCGCCGATAAGCTCCGACAAAAGATTAACGCCGAGCCGTTCGGTCCCGTCCCGCGCGTCACTTGTTCGTTCGGCGTCAGCGCCCTTGAAGATGGGAAGACGGTCGAACAGGCGCTGCAAGACGCGGACGAGGCGCTTTACGTCGCCAAGAACCGCGGCCGGAATCAAGTGTCTAGCAAGCGATAG
- a CDS encoding GNAT family N-acetyltransferase — protein MLIRKAEPKDAYGIARVRVNGWRTTYRGIVPTDFLLKLGSNAIEWSEKVRSALAKREVEGFVATVEEEIVGFVLYGEERTGDYPDHRNEIYAIYILEDHQRNGIGSLLLERAVQAMSNHGLIIWALELNPYRTFYERRDGQVIDAKERLFGELALREVAYGWTKGNHDAIVGA, from the coding sequence ATGCTCATACGGAAAGCCGAGCCAAAAGACGCTTACGGGATTGCGCGGGTGAGGGTGAACGGGTGGCGCACGACCTATCGGGGGATTGTGCCGACCGACTTTCTTTTGAAGCTCGGTTCGAACGCAATCGAGTGGTCCGAAAAGGTCCGTAGCGCCCTCGCCAAACGCGAAGTCGAAGGGTTTGTTGCCACGGTCGAAGAAGAAATCGTCGGGTTCGTCCTTTACGGGGAAGAGCGGACCGGCGACTATCCGGATCATCGCAATGAAATTTATGCGATTTACATTTTAGAGGATCATCAACGCAACGGGATTGGCTCGCTTCTGCTCGAGCGAGCGGTCCAAGCGATGTCGAATCACGGGCTCATCATTTGGGCGCTTGAACTGAACCCGTACCGCACGTTCTATGAGCGGCGCGACGGGCAGGTCATCGATGCGAAAGAGCGTTTATTCGGGGAACTCGCTCTGCGCGAAGTCGCCTACGGGTGGACGAAAGGGAATCACGACGCCATCGTCGGCGCATGA
- a CDS encoding PTS fructose transporter subunit IIABC: protein MNITDLLKKDTIQLNLRSRSKAEVIEELVDVLDRAGKLSDRNGYRDAILAREAQSTTGLGEGIAIPHAKTKAVKQPAIAFGRSEGIDYEALDGQDSRLFFMIAAGEHANNEHLETLSKLSVFLMDPAFQERLYAAKSEDDVIRAIEEKEAAEAAPVASKPVQADAPYILAVTACPTGIAHTYMAADSLKQKAEAMGVDIKVETNGSTGVKNELTAADIAKATAIIVAADKAVEMDRFAGKHVIEVPVAQGIRKPEELINRAVKQDGPVYQATGKSGQQKEQRTGIYKHLMSGVSAMLPLVVAGGLLIALSFFWGINSANPDDPSYNEFAAQLMTIGGAAFGFLVPILAGFIAMSIADRPGLAPGLVAGALASQGNAGFLGGLIAGFLAGYVVLFLKKALAKLPATLEGIKPVLLYPLLGSFISGMIMLLVVNEPIAALMSWLMETLNGMSGANAILLGVIVGGMMAVDMGGPINKTAYVFGTAALTAGNQEVMAAVMAGGMVPPLLVALASTVFARQKFSKQEREAGKTAYIMGASFITEAAIPFAAADPIRVLPSAILGSAIAGGLSAFFAIQLPAPHGGIFVFPLLEGAGNVVMSMGLYALAILAGALIGALLLSFLKKPLTDAKATTTRNVA, encoded by the coding sequence ATGAACATCACGGACCTTCTTAAAAAGGACACGATTCAACTGAATCTCCGCAGCCGTTCGAAAGCCGAAGTCATCGAAGAACTCGTCGACGTACTCGACCGCGCTGGCAAACTATCGGATCGTAACGGCTACCGCGACGCCATCCTCGCACGTGAAGCACAAAGTACGACCGGACTCGGTGAAGGGATTGCCATCCCGCATGCGAAGACGAAGGCCGTCAAACAACCGGCCATCGCCTTTGGACGCTCGGAAGGGATTGATTACGAAGCACTCGACGGCCAAGACAGCCGCTTGTTCTTCATGATCGCGGCCGGAGAACACGCCAATAACGAACACTTGGAAACACTCTCGAAATTATCGGTCTTCCTTATGGATCCAGCGTTCCAAGAACGTCTCTATGCAGCCAAGTCAGAAGATGATGTCATCCGGGCCATCGAAGAAAAAGAAGCAGCCGAAGCGGCTCCTGTCGCTTCGAAACCGGTTCAAGCCGATGCACCTTACATCCTTGCCGTCACGGCGTGTCCAACAGGTATCGCCCACACGTACATGGCCGCCGACAGCTTGAAGCAAAAAGCAGAGGCGATGGGTGTCGACATCAAAGTCGAGACGAACGGTTCGACCGGCGTCAAAAACGAATTGACAGCGGCCGATATCGCGAAAGCGACCGCCATCATCGTCGCGGCCGACAAAGCCGTCGAGATGGACCGGTTCGCCGGAAAACATGTCATCGAAGTCCCGGTCGCCCAAGGCATCCGGAAGCCGGAAGAGTTGATCAACCGGGCTGTGAAACAAGATGGACCGGTCTATCAAGCGACTGGAAAGTCAGGTCAGCAAAAAGAACAACGCACAGGCATCTATAAGCACTTGATGAGCGGGGTATCCGCGATGCTTCCACTCGTCGTCGCTGGTGGTCTCTTGATCGCCCTCAGTTTCTTCTGGGGCATCAACTCGGCTAACCCGGATGACCCGTCGTACAACGAATTCGCCGCCCAACTCATGACGATCGGTGGCGCCGCGTTCGGTTTCCTCGTCCCGATTCTTGCTGGTTTCATCGCGATGTCGATTGCCGACCGTCCAGGTCTCGCACCAGGTCTCGTCGCCGGGGCACTCGCCAGCCAAGGGAACGCTGGATTCCTCGGTGGACTCATCGCCGGTTTCCTTGCCGGTTATGTCGTCCTCTTCTTGAAGAAAGCACTTGCAAAATTGCCGGCCACACTTGAAGGAATCAAGCCGGTCCTGTTGTACCCGCTTCTCGGTTCATTCATCTCTGGGATGATTATGTTGCTCGTCGTCAATGAACCGATTGCAGCACTCATGTCTTGGTTGATGGAGACACTTAACGGCATGAGCGGCGCTAACGCCATCTTGCTCGGTGTCATCGTCGGTGGTATGATGGCCGTCGATATGGGCGGTCCGATCAACAAGACAGCCTACGTCTTCGGTACAGCAGCACTCACGGCCGGTAACCAAGAAGTCATGGCGGCCGTCATGGCTGGTGGGATGGTACCACCGCTTCTCGTCGCACTCGCATCGACTGTGTTCGCCCGTCAAAAGTTCTCGAAACAAGAACGTGAAGCAGGAAAGACAGCGTATATCATGGGTGCCTCGTTCATCACGGAAGCGGCGATTCCGTTCGCAGCGGCCGACCCGATTCGGGTATTGCCGTCAGCGATTCTCGGATCAGCTATCGCTGGTGGATTGTCAGCCTTCTTCGCTATCCAATTGCCAGCGCCGCACGGTGGAATCTTCGTCTTCCCACTCCTTGAAGGAGCTGGAAACGTCGTCATGAGCATGGGACTTTACGCCCTCGCGATTCTCGCCGGAGCCTTGATTGGAGCACTTCTCCTCTCGTTCTTGAAAAAACCATTGACGGACGCGAAAGCTACAACGACGCGTAATGTCGCTTAA
- a CDS encoding SDR family NAD(P)-dependent oxidoreductase, with the protein MKQEVDGKTVLITGASSGIGKAFAYLLADTTAHLILVARSEENMNSMKVEIEQASARVTVFPADLRNEEERKELLTFLHQLPDGLDVVVSNAGISINRPIAQSLDRYHDFTRTMALNYFAPVQLLLSLIPMLAQKNGQIINVSSINVLLLPIPYWAAYQASKTAFDTWLRSAEPELKVKNIYTTSIYLPLVRTPMIKPTIAYQNSPALSPVHVAEMIGHALYTKRKVYKPWWLFLGEWASVVFRSPLSLIVLKLVKNKERDRDDV; encoded by the coding sequence ATGAAACAAGAAGTGGATGGGAAGACGGTCTTGATCACTGGAGCGAGCTCAGGAATCGGCAAGGCGTTCGCCTATTTATTAGCGGACACGACTGCGCATCTGATTCTGGTGGCCCGCAGCGAAGAAAACATGAACTCTATGAAAGTCGAAATTGAACAGGCCTCAGCCCGTGTGACGGTATTCCCGGCAGATTTGCGAAACGAAGAGGAACGAAAAGAATTGCTGACATTTCTGCATCAATTGCCAGACGGATTAGATGTTGTCGTCAGCAATGCCGGTATCTCGATCAACCGTCCAATTGCTCAGTCGCTGGATCGCTACCATGATTTCACACGTACGATGGCACTTAATTATTTTGCACCGGTCCAGTTATTGCTATCGCTCATTCCGATGCTTGCCCAAAAGAACGGACAAATCATCAATGTCTCCTCTATCAACGTCTTGTTATTGCCTATACCTTATTGGGCTGCCTACCAGGCGTCAAAAACCGCGTTTGATACGTGGTTGCGCTCGGCGGAGCCAGAACTGAAAGTCAAAAACATTTACACCACTTCGATTTACCTGCCGCTCGTGAGGACACCGATGATTAAACCGACGATTGCTTATCAGAACTCTCCCGCTTTGTCACCGGTTCACGTGGCGGAAATGATTGGACACGCCTTGTATACGAAACGAAAAGTCTATAAACCGTGGTGGTTATTTTTAGGTGAGTGGGCCTCAGTCGTCTTCAGGTCACCGTTATCGTTGATCGTTCTCAAGTTAGTAAAGAACAAGGAGCGTGACCGGGACGATGTTTAA
- the cls gene encoding cardiolipin synthase, with the protein MDWSIIISWGLYIVLGLNLLFALAVIFAERRDVGATWAWLLVLFFLPILGFIVYMFLGRQLKKDNFFNLSVEERSFHALQVDSQIEQIRRKETMLAQPLFEKYEQLLEMNLRSSKSLISVHNKSAIMHDGEQKFKALMDDIRSAETEINIQYYIIQRDALGKALIHELIERAKAGVKVRLLYDAVGSRSLRNSDFKELIANNGEVRVFFPPTLGLINFKLNNRNHRKVVIIDGKIGYVGGFNVGTEYLGLVEKFGYWRDTHLRVEGDVVYHLQHRFILDWNYSGSKHHDPENSFCFARHDIKDMSPMQIVTSGPNSDTEHLKNMMIKMIMSAKHRVIIQTPYFIPDKSFMDACKMALLSGVKMDIMIPGKPDHPFVMWASLSFLGELLDYGANVYMYGQGFLHAKTLVVDDEISTVGTTNLDARSFRLNFEVNAVIYDQRVALELASLFESDVAVSRKYTVDDYAARKWTVRMREGVSRLLSPIL; encoded by the coding sequence TTGGATTGGTCGATCATTATTAGTTGGGGACTGTATATCGTCCTCGGATTGAATTTATTGTTCGCGTTAGCCGTCATTTTCGCGGAGCGCCGTGATGTCGGGGCGACATGGGCCTGGCTGCTCGTCTTGTTCTTCTTGCCGATCCTCGGATTCATCGTCTACATGTTTCTCGGGCGGCAATTGAAAAAGGACAACTTCTTCAACTTGAGCGTCGAGGAGCGCTCGTTCCATGCGCTGCAAGTCGACAGTCAAATCGAGCAGATTCGCCGGAAAGAGACGATGCTCGCCCAACCGTTGTTCGAGAAATATGAGCAACTGCTCGAGATGAACTTGCGTTCGTCGAAGTCGCTCATCAGCGTCCATAACAAATCTGCCATCATGCATGATGGCGAACAGAAGTTCAAAGCGCTCATGGACGATATCCGCAGCGCCGAGACCGAGATCAACATCCAGTATTACATCATTCAACGGGACGCGCTCGGCAAGGCGCTGATCCATGAACTGATTGAACGCGCCAAGGCGGGCGTCAAAGTACGGCTCCTCTATGATGCCGTCGGTTCGCGTAGCCTCCGCAACTCCGACTTCAAAGAATTGATTGCCAATAACGGCGAGGTCCGTGTCTTCTTCCCGCCGACGCTCGGCCTCATCAACTTTAAATTGAACAACCGGAACCACCGGAAAGTCGTCATCATCGACGGCAAAATCGGCTACGTCGGCGGCTTCAACGTCGGGACTGAATACCTGGGCCTCGTCGAGAAGTTTGGCTACTGGCGTGATACGCACCTTCGAGTCGAGGGAGACGTCGTCTACCATTTGCAACACCGATTCATTCTCGACTGGAACTATTCCGGCAGCAAGCATCACGACCCGGAGAACTCATTCTGTTTCGCCCGCCACGACATCAAGGATATGTCTCCGATGCAAATCGTGACGAGCGGACCAAACTCGGACACGGAACATTTGAAAAACATGATGATCAAGATGATCATGTCGGCGAAACATCGTGTCATCATCCAGACGCCTTATTTCATCCCGGACAAGAGCTTCATGGACGCCTGTAAGATGGCACTTTTGTCCGGCGTCAAGATGGACATCATGATTCCAGGGAAGCCCGACCACCCGTTCGTCATGTGGGCGTCGCTATCGTTCCTCGGCGAATTGCTCGACTACGGGGCGAACGTCTATATGTACGGCCAAGGCTTCCTACACGCCAAGACGCTCGTCGTCGATGATGAGATTTCGACCGTCGGGACGACGAACTTGGATGCCCGCAGTTTCCGATTGAACTTTGAAGTGAACGCCGTCATTTATGATCAGCGGGTCGCGCTCGAACTCGCATCACTGTTCGAGTCAGACGTCGCCGTCAGCCGGAAGTACACGGTTGACGATTACGCAGCCCGGAAATGGACCGTCCGGATGCGCGAAGGCGTGTCACGATTGCTCAGCCCGATCTTATAA
- a CDS encoding methyl-accepting chemotaxis protein gives MRRKHDRTITIKQKLITMSLVLLLIPSLVIGFVAYNQAKQKITKQIMQSAHAGVERMNDEITSLIEPIQRDVAFFAGRIDSSLYEAGEENLELEEKFLEYLETHPNVTNIYYASNGGEMTIYPAQELPDDYDPRIRPWYEAAEAAGGNVVVTDPYVDAASNKMMVTLSQTGTDGRGVIAVDVEVDDIAAVAASIQIGKEGYVTILDALQQFVTHPTMAAGEKAEGEWIEPLYSGDAGQFAYEFENKGKQMDFMTNELTGWKIAGTLYDEEITDETSGILWTTVGVIGLMLVLAAGLLYGILRSIIRPLNRLTVGAERIQAGDLTEDIVVESNDEVGRVATSFNEMTRSLRTIIQSLDQSIGQVAASSQELMANSAQNTASSEQIAGAVQQMAAGADDSKRQLDDNAVSLQAITGGIMRIAESSTDVSELSRETALEAENGTTAVTENVAQMQAIDSSVETFGIVIHALAERSNEIGNIVDVINGIATQTNLLALNAAIEAARAGENGKGFAVVASEVRKLAEQSQQSTKQISELIDNIKQETERSVQLMKEVSAHTKAGLETTENTAKRFQTIMTQTQAMTPRIEDVTATVEEIAANVEEVSAAATQIAHIADENSVASKQVAATTEDQLGSMEEIAQSAKSLADMAEELQELVSRFNV, from the coding sequence ATGAGACGAAAGCACGACCGCACGATCACCATTAAACAAAAATTGATTACGATGTCGTTGGTGTTATTATTGATTCCTTCTTTAGTGATCGGGTTTGTCGCCTACAATCAGGCGAAACAAAAGATCACCAAACAAATCATGCAGTCGGCCCACGCGGGAGTGGAGCGGATGAATGATGAAATCACAAGCTTGATTGAGCCGATTCAGCGCGATGTCGCATTTTTTGCGGGGCGAATCGATTCGTCCCTCTATGAGGCGGGAGAAGAGAATTTAGAACTCGAAGAGAAGTTTCTCGAGTATTTGGAGACGCATCCGAATGTGACGAATATCTACTACGCCTCGAATGGAGGGGAGATGACGATTTATCCGGCGCAAGAGTTACCGGATGATTACGACCCGCGGATTCGTCCATGGTATGAGGCGGCCGAAGCGGCCGGTGGGAACGTCGTCGTGACAGACCCGTACGTCGATGCGGCCTCGAATAAGATGATGGTCACACTGTCGCAGACAGGGACGGATGGTCGCGGGGTCATCGCGGTCGACGTTGAGGTCGACGATATCGCGGCTGTTGCGGCGAGCATTCAAATCGGGAAAGAAGGCTACGTGACAATCCTTGATGCGTTGCAACAGTTCGTCACCCATCCGACGATGGCAGCCGGGGAGAAAGCAGAAGGTGAATGGATTGAACCGCTCTATTCGGGAGACGCGGGGCAGTTTGCCTATGAGTTTGAGAATAAAGGCAAGCAGATGGACTTCATGACAAACGAGTTGACCGGGTGGAAAATTGCCGGGACGCTCTACGATGAGGAAATCACGGATGAGACGTCGGGAATCTTATGGACGACCGTCGGGGTAATCGGATTGATGCTCGTCTTGGCAGCCGGCCTATTATACGGCATCCTCCGTTCAATCATACGCCCGTTGAATCGCTTGACGGTCGGAGCCGAACGGATTCAAGCGGGTGATTTGACCGAAGACATCGTCGTCGAGTCGAATGACGAAGTCGGCCGTGTCGCTACAAGTTTCAACGAGATGACACGTTCGCTGCGCACCATCATCCAAAGTCTTGACCAATCAATCGGCCAAGTCGCCGCCTCGTCACAGGAACTGATGGCCAATTCGGCGCAGAACACGGCTTCCTCGGAACAAATCGCCGGAGCGGTTCAACAGATGGCTGCCGGAGCGGATGACTCGAAACGTCAACTCGACGATAACGCCGTATCGCTCCAAGCCATCACCGGTGGCATCATGCGCATCGCTGAAAGCTCGACCGACGTGTCAGAGCTGTCACGCGAGACGGCACTCGAGGCCGAGAACGGGACGACTGCCGTCACGGAAAACGTGGCCCAGATGCAAGCGATTGACTCGTCGGTCGAGACGTTCGGAATAGTCATTCACGCGCTCGCCGAACGTTCGAACGAGATTGGCAACATCGTCGACGTCATCAACGGCATCGCAACCCAGACGAACTTGCTCGCCTTGAACGCCGCAATTGAAGCGGCACGGGCTGGAGAGAACGGGAAAGGCTTCGCCGTCGTCGCGAGCGAAGTGCGGAAGCTCGCCGAACAATCGCAACAGTCAACGAAACAGATTTCTGAGTTGATTGACAATATCAAACAAGAGACGGAGCGTTCGGTCCAGTTGATGAAAGAAGTGTCGGCCCATACGAAAGCCGGGCTCGAGACGACGGAAAACACGGCCAAGCGTTTCCAAACGATTATGACCCAGACGCAGGCGATGACGCCGCGCATCGAGGACGTGACGGCGACGGTCGAAGAGATTGCCGCCAACGTCGAGGAAGTATCGGCCGCAGCGACACAGATCGCCCATATCGCCGATGAGAACTCGGTCGCCTCGAAGCAAGTGGCGGCGACGACCGAGGACCAACTCGGCTCGATGGAAGAGATTGCACAATCCGCGAAGTCACTTGCGGATATGGCGGAAGAGTTGCAGGAGCTCGTGTCACGCTTTAACGTATGA
- a CDS encoding SRPBCC domain-containing protein, protein MNRRIDTARTWMEAPPDRIYQAFLDQEELVKWLPPEGMSARATVFEPWIGGTYQLVLTYEEIDFASGKTTDRTDVSNGRFLDLVPGLKIVQVGTFESTDPDFAGEMTQTWYLEALDGGTRITIVCENVPPGIQKQNHDTGLRSTLDNLARYLTND, encoded by the coding sequence ATGAATCGACGGATTGATACGGCCAGAACATGGATGGAGGCACCACCAGATCGAATTTATCAAGCGTTTCTCGACCAGGAGGAGCTCGTCAAGTGGCTCCCGCCGGAAGGCATGTCGGCTCGCGCGACCGTGTTCGAGCCTTGGATTGGCGGTACGTACCAGCTCGTCCTTACGTATGAAGAAATTGATTTCGCCTCCGGCAAAACGACTGACCGGACAGACGTATCAAACGGCCGCTTTCTAGACCTCGTTCCCGGCCTCAAAATCGTACAGGTCGGAACGTTCGAGTCCACAGACCCGGACTTTGCTGGTGAGATGACCCAGACGTGGTATTTGGAGGCGCTCGATGGGGGAACGCGCATCACGATCGTCTGTGAGAACGTGCCGCCGGGCATTCAAAAACAAAATCACGACACCGGGCTTCGCTCCACTCTCGACAATCTGGCCCGCTATTTGACCAACGACTGA
- a CDS encoding AMP-binding protein, translating into MAIRQHGVNLMLLFTLTEKTGGQKTALVDHRGTLNFEEFQERCENLVHQLAERYEIRKGHEVAFFCRNHASFVQGIFAASRLGAHIYLLNCAMSQRQFDRLVQEHHFDFLIYDEEFRGLIEKSSYQHAKLVSYHETQESINRLSTSASHLKAKLTASSSGKIVLLTGGTTGKPKQVIHRPSLFNFLHPFAALLNRLQLPTYNTAYIATPIYHGYGIAVLLSFIALGKKVVIQESFDAKSACALIRQHQVEVVTVVPLMVHKMLTHDREALGSLTCIASGGAKLNPVLVRQVTKHLGNVLYNLYGTSEAGLNIIATPEDLYDHPDTLGKAIPGSQLQVVMDGKEVEPGRIGQFCIRNKWSMKNSTDLWIQTGDIGYRDVNGYYFLCGRTDDLIISAGNNIYPAEIEAALCDHPSVEDVAVIGVEDVYAGNILKAYVQLYSDKKMTEEALLSWLRTRVAVYQVPREIAFVKELPYTPVGKLDRKRVQSMTRIKG; encoded by the coding sequence TTGGCAATCCGTCAACACGGTGTCAATCTGATGCTTCTTTTCACATTGACGGAAAAGACTGGTGGCCAAAAGACTGCTTTGGTGGATCATCGGGGAACACTCAATTTTGAGGAGTTCCAGGAACGTTGTGAAAACCTCGTTCATCAATTAGCGGAGCGATATGAGATTCGTAAAGGCCATGAAGTCGCGTTCTTCTGCCGAAATCATGCGTCATTCGTGCAAGGCATCTTTGCTGCGTCACGGCTCGGTGCACATATCTACTTGCTCAATTGTGCGATGAGTCAACGGCAGTTCGACCGACTGGTGCAAGAACATCACTTCGACTTCCTGATTTACGACGAAGAATTTAGAGGATTGATTGAAAAATCGTCCTATCAGCATGCGAAACTCGTCAGTTATCATGAAACGCAAGAATCCATCAACAGGTTGTCAACGTCGGCTTCACACCTAAAAGCCAAACTGACGGCCTCATCCAGCGGAAAGATTGTGCTATTGACTGGGGGGACGACTGGGAAGCCGAAACAAGTGATTCACCGACCGTCCCTGTTTAACTTCCTCCATCCGTTTGCGGCTTTACTGAACCGATTGCAGTTGCCAACCTACAATACGGCCTATATCGCAACGCCGATTTACCATGGCTACGGGATCGCTGTCCTATTATCCTTTATTGCTCTGGGAAAGAAAGTTGTCATTCAAGAGAGCTTTGATGCGAAAAGCGCATGCGCCCTCATTCGGCAGCATCAAGTGGAAGTGGTCACGGTCGTTCCGTTGATGGTCCATAAAATGCTGACACACGATCGAGAAGCACTCGGTTCCTTGACTTGCATTGCGTCCGGTGGCGCAAAATTAAATCCGGTTTTAGTAAGACAAGTGACCAAGCATCTAGGAAACGTCTTATACAATCTATACGGGACGTCGGAAGCCGGCTTGAACATCATTGCTACTCCCGAAGATTTATATGATCATCCAGACACGCTCGGAAAAGCAATCCCGGGAAGCCAATTGCAGGTCGTAATGGACGGGAAAGAAGTTGAACCCGGCAGGATCGGGCAATTTTGTATTCGGAATAAGTGGTCCATGAAAAATAGCACAGACCTCTGGATTCAAACGGGCGATATCGGTTACCGGGACGTGAACGGCTATTATTTCCTATGCGGACGAACGGACGATTTGATCATTTCAGCCGGCAACAATATTTATCCGGCGGAAATCGAAGCTGCTTTGTGTGACCATCCGAGTGTCGAAGACGTCGCTGTCATCGGTGTGGAGGATGTCTACGCGGGCAACATTCTGAAGGCGTACGTCCAGCTATATTCTGATAAAAAGATGACTGAAGAAGCACTTTTAAGCTGGTTACGGACACGAGTGGCAGTCTACCAAGTCCCCCGAGAGATTGCTTTTGTTAAAGAGTTGCCTTATACACCTGTTGGGAAACTGGACCGAAAACGGGTTCAATCAATGACACGTATCAAGGGCTGA